A single region of the Ursus arctos isolate Adak ecotype North America unplaced genomic scaffold, UrsArc2.0 scaffold_10, whole genome shotgun sequence genome encodes:
- the EXOSC8 gene encoding exosome complex component RRP43 has translation MAAGFKTVEPLEYYRRFLKENCRPDGRELGEFRTTTVNIGSISTADGSALVKLGNTTVICGIKAEFAAPPTDTPDKGYVVPNVDLPPLCSSRFRSGPPGEEAQVASQFIADVIENSQIIQKEDLCISPGKLSWVLYCDIICLDYDGNILDACTFALLAALKNVQLPEVTINEETGLAEVNLKKKSYLNIRTHPVATSFAVFDDTLLIVDPTGEEEHLATGTLTVVMDEEGKLCCLHKPGGSGLTGAKLQDCMSRAVTRHKEVKKLMDEVIKSMKSK, from the exons ATGGCGGCCGGGTTCAA AACTGTGGAACCTCTGGAGTATTACAGAAGATTTTTG aaagagaactGCCGTCCTGATGGAAGAGAACTTGGTGAATTCAGAACCACAACTGTCAACATAG GTTCAATTAGTACTGCCGATGGTTCTGCTTTAGTGAAGCTGGGAAATACTACAGTAATTTGTGGAATTAAGGCG GAATTTGCAGCACCACCAACAGATACCCCTGATAAAGGATATGTTG TTCCTAATGTGGATCTACCACCTCTGTGTTCATCGAGATTTCGGTCTGGACCTCCTGGAGAAGAGGCCCAAGTGGCTAGCCAGTTCATTGCAGATGTCATTGAAAA TTCACAGATAATTCAGAAAGAGGACTTATGCATTTCTCCAGGAAAG CTTTCTTGGGTTCTGTACTGTGATATCATTTGCCTCGACTATGATGGGAACATCTTGGATGCCTGTACATTTGCTTTATTAGCAGCTTTAAAAAATG TACAGCTGCCAGAAGTTactataaatgaagaaactggtttAGCAGAAgttaatttaaagaagaaaagttatttgAATATTAGAACTCATCCAGTTGCAACTTCCTTTGCTGTATTTGATGA CACTCTGCTCATAGTTGACCCTACTGGAGAGGAGGAACATCTGGCAACTGGAACCTTAACAGTAGTAATGGATGAGGAAGGCAAGCTATGCTGCCTTCACAAACCAG GTGGAAGTGGGCTGACTGGAGCTAAACTTCAGGACTGTATGAGCCGAGCAGTTACCAgacacaaagaagtaaaaaaactAATGGATGAAGTAATTAAGAGTATGAAATCCAAATAA